The Sedimentisphaera salicampi genome includes a region encoding these proteins:
- a CDS encoding sulfatase-like hydrolase/transferase: protein MERRSFLKAACSSLAFSAFSGASFAASDASKQAAKDAISSNKRPNVIIFLADDAGYGDFGFQGSKVQQTPHIDSIAKTGTRFSQAYVTASVCCPSRAGLLTGRYQQRFGHEFNGPDAKPMPGYTQDDLGLDPNEKTFADYFKSLGYRTCVIGKWNMGLRPQFQPWNRNFDEFFGFLGGARSYFPIEGEVNEHHVMIKNQKVYPEEKITYTTDDFTDYAVDYVQRHKDRPFFLYLSYNAVHTPMHAKEEDLEQFSDVEPWRRRANAAMTKAMDDSIGRVSAKLKELGLEDDTLIMFFNDNGGTNNGASNGKLRGMKGSQWEGGIRVPCIMKWPGEIKENTVYDNPVSGFDFLPTAYAAAGGSKILGKPFDGVNLLPYLKGKKKSRPHKTLFWKRGRGYAVREGDWKWVHQEDGTTGLYNLAEDVSEKNDLSEKYPEKLKHLKKLYKQWESEMAPPKWKRGGGWIEYDIAEQLNS from the coding sequence ATGGAAAGAAGAAGTTTTCTCAAAGCAGCGTGCAGTTCGTTGGCATTTTCAGCCTTTTCAGGAGCCTCTTTTGCAGCCAGTGATGCATCAAAGCAGGCTGCGAAGGATGCAATTAGCTCTAATAAGCGGCCTAACGTAATAATTTTTCTCGCAGATGATGCCGGATACGGTGATTTCGGATTTCAGGGTTCAAAAGTCCAGCAGACCCCGCACATCGATTCGATTGCCAAAACCGGCACAAGATTCTCGCAGGCTTACGTAACAGCCTCGGTATGCTGCCCCTCAAGAGCAGGGCTTCTCACGGGGCGTTATCAGCAGCGTTTCGGCCACGAATTCAACGGCCCCGATGCAAAGCCCATGCCCGGCTACACTCAGGACGACCTCGGCCTCGACCCGAACGAGAAAACCTTCGCCGACTACTTCAAATCCCTCGGCTACCGCACCTGCGTTATCGGCAAGTGGAATATGGGGCTTCGTCCGCAGTTTCAGCCGTGGAACAGGAATTTCGATGAATTTTTCGGATTCCTTGGCGGCGCCCGTTCTTACTTCCCGATCGAAGGAGAAGTAAACGAGCACCATGTGATGATAAAGAATCAGAAGGTTTATCCCGAAGAGAAGATTACCTATACCACAGATGATTTCACCGATTATGCCGTTGATTACGTACAAAGGCATAAAGACAGGCCGTTCTTCTTATACCTTTCCTATAACGCCGTTCACACTCCAATGCATGCTAAGGAGGAAGACTTGGAGCAGTTCAGCGATGTTGAGCCTTGGAGAAGGCGGGCAAACGCCGCTATGACAAAGGCGATGGACGACAGCATTGGGAGAGTTTCCGCCAAGCTAAAGGAGCTTGGGCTTGAGGATGATACGCTCATTATGTTCTTCAATGATAACGGCGGCACAAATAACGGTGCTTCAAACGGAAAGCTCCGCGGCATGAAGGGTTCGCAGTGGGAAGGCGGAATCCGCGTGCCTTGTATAATGAAGTGGCCGGGCGAGATAAAGGAAAATACTGTTTATGATAATCCTGTAAGCGGGTTTGATTTCCTTCCCACAGCCTATGCCGCAGCAGGGGGGAGCAAGATTCTCGGCAAGCCTTTCGACGGCGTTAATCTCCTGCCATACCTGAAAGGCAAAAAGAAATCACGCCCCCATAAAACACTCTTCTGGAAGAGGGGCAGGGGATATGCCGTTCGGGAAGGAGACTGGAAATGGGTTCATCAGGAAGATGGCACGACCGGTCTTTATAATCTCGCAGAAGACGTCTCAGAAAAGAACGACCTTTCAGAGAAGTATCCTGAAAAGTTGAAGCATCTCAAGAAGCTTTATAAGCAGTGGGAAAGTGAAATGGCTCCGCCGAAATGGAAAAGAGGCGGCGGCTGGATCGAGTATGACATTGCCGAACAGTTGAATTCGTAG